In Mustela erminea isolate mMusErm1 chromosome 7, mMusErm1.Pri, whole genome shotgun sequence, the genomic stretch AGGGCTCCCGTAGGGCTGCCACAGCTGATTCTAGAAGAGGATGGGCTTGAGTGCACACCTAGGTGCATCTTcttatgggggagggggtggtagataaatgatgggagggagggaaggacaaagTCCCAGCAGGTGAGAGAGGGGGCTTGCTTGGGAGGGGAGACAGTTGCTCTGCATTCTCCCCCgatctgtccccacccctgctggcTTCCGGCTCATTTTCCCAGCTGTTTGTGGGCTGGGGGCAAAGGATTCATGATCCCAGCTTAGAATGTGTTGAGTCAGGGAGAGAACTAGGATTTCCATCCTCAGTGTTGAAGGGCTCCACCAGAAGCAGGTTTGGTTGGTGGCCTGGAGGCTTGagatggaaacaaaaatgaatctgCCACACAGTAGACCTTGGCGCTTTAACACAAAGGTTCTTAACCTGGCGCCCTCGGATCTGGGAGTCTGTGGGCGACTTTGGAGACCCCTTGGCGTTTTTGATACTTAACATATATCAGATTCTTAAACCAGTCAGAAAAGTTGAGTGGAAATCCTTCAGATGAAATGCTTTTTTAGGTCGGAGCACCTTGGAAGAGCGAGGATTGCTCTAGAATGTGCTGTTCCGTGAGTTGCCAAGCAAAGACAGGAACGCACATGCTTCCGTTTCTAGCTCAGAGTTCTTACACTCCGACTTATTTTCTGATGTTCTTGTTCAGTCTTGAGGGTGGGCTTGTATTCCCAGCTCTAAACTCTCTGGGGAAGCTTCTTGTTGAAAGGCATGTTGGAGATGGAAAGTTTTTCACTGAATGTGGTGGGAACAGGTGCAGAGCCTTAAAGTTTGAGTTCCCGGGTCCCTCAGATTCAGTCACTGGGGTGAAGTTAGGTTGAATGGTTCTCAGAGCTAAGGGTCAAGGATTTCATTCTCTTCTGTAGGGTGATGGGAATCCTGGAGCAGGTTTTGGGAAGGAAGAGCGTGAGACAGTGAATGAATGGAGGCTGTCCAAAGGCGAGCATGATTGGGTTTGGGTTGTTAATTTATCAGTAGGTTCGCAGGGAGGACATGTGGCCCGTAGTGTGTTCTCAGCAAACcgttgttgaaagaaaaaatgtattgatGGATCAAAAAGGCGTGTGTAGAAAGAATGAGCGAATCTGATAACATACATTTGATATAATCTTAAGATTTTAGAATGGCGTGGGAGCAGGCAGGCTCTGACGGGGCTTGAGCAGAGGGGGACCCAGAGCAGTGATTTCATCACGTAGACATCACGACCAGACTGGATGTGTGGACTGGAAGCCAAGACCAGGAATAGAAGGGGTTGATTGCCCAGGAAAATTGTAAAAAGGACGAGAGGATCCAGTTCGTGATTGGGAAGTATAAGGTAGCAGAGGACGGAGCCAAGCTCTGTGGCCAAGCTAAGCCTCACGAAGTACTCTTCGGATAGACTCAGTCTTGCCGTGTCAGAGGGTGGGCAGCTGACAGAAGCTGCCCTACGGAGGAAGCGTTCGTTCGTTGAGCGGCACAAGAGAAGGTTGGAAACCAGCCAAATGATTGGAGTTCACCGACCAACTTCAGATTTTCCCATTTTCCGTGGCAAGCCAGTTGATGAGCAAAGAACTCAGTCCTTCACCTCCTGTCATTGTCTCCAAACCACAGAGAGATGGAggagagcccccccaccccccgctgcccCAGGGTCAAGTGACCTGGAGAGGTCAAGGTAACTTTTGTTCCTTATTTCTCCAGGCTGAGAAGAAAGCCAAGGTGATCGCAGTAATGAATGCTGTGGAAGAAAACCAGGGCTCCGGCGAGTCTCAGAAGGTCGAGGAGGCCAGCCCTCCCGCCGTGCAGCAGCCCACCGACCCCGCCTCCCCCACAGTGGCCACCACACCTGAGCCCGTGGGGGCGGATGCGGGGGACAAGAACGCCACCAAAGCCGCGGATGATGAGCCGGAGTACGAGGTGAGCGGCTCACTGCTTCGCCCGCCTCGTCCAGCTCTTTCCTGGGTCCTTCCACTGCCAGCTCTGCCCGTCCTGCTGTCCTCTCTCCACCTGACCCCAGGCCTCTTCGGCTCCCCAGTCTCGCTCTGTCTCAGTCGGTTCCGATGGAGCTCCCTCCTGGCTGTCCCGACCCTCAGATGCCCAGGGCTGGGGTTGCCACGGGGGGATCAGGGTGGCAGGGCCTCGTGACCGCCACGTAATGACTTCTGCTCCTTGGGGCTCCAGGACGGCCGGGGCTTTGGCATTGGGGAGCTGGTGTGGGGGAAACTTCGGGGCTTCTCCTGGTGGCCAGGCCGCATTGTGTCTTGGTGGATGACGGGCCGGAGCCGAGCAGCTGAAGGCACGCGCTGGGTCATGTGGTTTGGAGACGGCAAGTTCTCAGTGGTAAGTCGTGGGGTTTGGTGGTAGCCTCGGGGAGGGACGGGTCTGGGTCCCAGGGCCTGGGGTTTGGGGTTGGGGGACCTGGTCTGGAACTAGGGTGGAAGGACTGGGCTCTGctcaccaccccccgccccccgccagtcTCCACGTGGGATCAGAAGAAACCCTAGAGAGAAGTGGGCCACCCTGGGGGGTTCAGAGAGCTGGGGTGCCTGCCAAGCTCTTGCCTTCCAGGACGCTTTCTCCAGAACTCCTTTCCTGCTTGCGTTCTGGTCCTCTCCCACGTTTGGGTCAGACTCCTTTGAACATCATGGAATTCTGTATCAATCCATCTGGtccttgagggcagaggctgTCTCGATGCCCCAGTCCCTGCCCATTGCCAGGCACATGGTGGGGGCTTGACAGGTGTGGCAGGAGGAGAAAGCGAGGGCATTGGTGGTTCCTCCAGGTGTGTGTCGAGAAGCTGATGCCGCTAAGCTCCTTCTGCAGTGCTTTCCACCAGGCCACCTACAACAAGCAGCCCATGTACCGCAAAGCCATCTACGAAGTCCTACAGGTGAGCGCCCCTCTGGGTGGAGGGGGCTTGGGCAGCAGGGACTCCTAGCTGGTCTTGGAAGGTGGAGTGTAGCTGTTAGGCAGAGGGTCCACCCACCAGGCCCCAGGACTCCCTTTGTCCCCCATGTCCCCCCCACCCATGGCTCACCCCTTTCTGCACGCCCCTTCTCCCAGCTCTTGCCTTAGGCGGCCCTTGCTGCCCCCTAGCCTGTCCTCACAGCCTCCCTGCTGCGTGTTGCTTCCAGGTGGCCAGCAGCCGTGCGGGGAAGCTGTTCCCGGCCTGCCACGACAGTGACGAGAGTGACACTGCCAAGGCCGTTGAGGTGCAGAACAAACAGATGATCGAGTGGGCTCTCGGAGGCTTCCAGCCCTCTGGCCCCAAGGGCCTGGAGCCACCCGAAGGTAAATACAGGTGCCCGGGCCAGCCTTCTGGGACCCCTGCCAGCCGGGCAGCTCCATGCCAGGGCTGGGAAGGCCCTGCTTGGAGAGCACTGCCAGCTCTGTGGTTGAGAGGCTGAGGGGAGTGGCTACGGGTCTCCCTTTCCGTGGGGTCAGGGGTCAGGATAGGAGCGGGGCTGCCCTGGGACTCAGGATAAGCTCCTCCCCTTGGCTGGCTGGCATTGGAGAGCTGGGAGTTAAAAACAAGTTGGGGGCCAGGCTGCACCCCTCTGTCGGCAGgatagaggaggggagggagccggTAACCGTGATCTCGTCACCTGCTCTCCCCATCCAGAAGAGAAGAACCCCTACAAAGAAGTTTACACAGACATGTGGGTCGAACCCGAGGCAGCTGcctatgccccacccccacccgccaaAAAGCCCCGAAAGAGCACAACGGAGAAGCCGAAGGTCAAGGAGATAATTGACGAACGCACAAGAGGTAGTTGGCCTGGCCTTGCAGAGCGTGGCTGGCGAGGCTGGCGTTCAGAGGCGCGGGTGTGGCCCTCCCGGCCCCCTCTGATGCTGGGCTCTCCTCCCCTCCGCAGAGCGGCTGGTGTACGAGGTGCGGCAGAAGTGCCGGAACATCGAGGGTGAGTCCCGATGGCCACTGACTCCCTGGGAGGTCCGTGGTCTGTTGCCCCCAGGACGGGCAGGAGGCTCCTAGCGCGGGGCCTGGTGCAGAGTAGCCTAGGCACTTAGGAAAGTTCAAGCGTCATGGGACATCTGTACCCAGTGAAGGCCTCTGTCCGGCCtgtcccaccacccccaccatgcTTCACCCACACGGCTGTCTTCCTGGTGCTACCGTCTTACTTTCCTTTCAATGACACGTGCTGGTCATCAGGGTTTGAGAACTCCGGTGGGTCAGAGAAGGGTGGCCTCTCTTGGATTTGTTTGAGCTTGTGACCTTTGGCCTTTTACTCTTCCTCACCTGCTCTCACCCACTGGTCCTTAGCGCATCTGAGGGCTggcagagatgggggcaggagtgTAAGACTGAAGGACTGCCCAGGGACTGTCTGCAGAGGCAGCCAGGGTCCGAGCTTTCTTCTCATAGGCAGGTTCCTGTTCTCGATTATGCATTTCCCGGGTGGGCGGCATTGCTGCTCTGAGAGCTGGGTGGGCATCGCGGTTGAGGCCACGATGGCCCCCCTGTATCATGGGACACCCTCCtagacgcctggctggctccttgGGCTGCTGCTTCAGCATGCCCTTTTCTTGCAGCCTTTTTGGAGCGGAGCTTGGGCCCCAAGGTGGGAAGGGGCCCTTTGAAGACAGTCaccctgttttctctcctccccttggcTTTCCAGACATTTGCATCTCTTGTGGGAGCCTCAACGTCACCCTGGAACACCCTCTCTTCGTCGGAGGAATGTGCCAAAACTGTAAGGTACGCCCCCGGCAGTCTGCGCCTTGGCCCCCTTTGAGAGGCTCACTGTCGCCTAGAGTAGCTGCTTGGTGACCCTGCGGTCCTCTCTGGACGCAGAGTCCTGATAAAATGGGCCCTTGGGCATTGAAATGTTTGACTTGCTCTTATTTGTCCTTCCCAGAAAGATTCTGTCCCCCTCGAAAGCCCATTCTGTCACAGTGTCCCAGTCCCTCatgtggggcgggggtggggggaggacggACTGACggatgggggaaggggctgcCGCATCCTTGGGGTCCCAAGAGGAAAGCCCGGGGCTGTAGCGAGGGACAAGGGGGGTGCAGCTGCCTCCCTGACCTCGTTTGGGGGCTTCCCGATTCCGCGCACGCTCTGGGTCAGGACACCTGTCGGCCCCGCCCCGCACATGTGGCGCAGTAGGCTGCGGGCTCCCTTGTGCAAGGCTGGGCTGTGGTTCCCAGGCGAGGGCCCGGAGGCTGGGCGCAAAGCCTGCCTCCTTGGGGCTGGCCCGGCCGTCTGCTGCCTGGTGGTCTctgacccccccgccccgccccccagaaCTGCTTCCTGGAGTGCGCGTACCAGTACGACGACGATGGCTACCAGTCCTACTGCACCATCTGCTGCGGGGGACGTGAGGTGCTTATGTGTGGGAACAACAACTGCTGCAGGTGAGGCCCCCCGACTCCCCGAAGCCCCTCCTCTCCCGAGCCCTGGGTCCCTCAGGGTTCGAGAGGGGCCCCCTCCCCGCTGCTACACTGGGCTTTCTTCCAGGTGCTTCTGTGTGGAATGTGTGGACCTCCTGGTGGGGCCGGGCGCCGCACAGGCCGCCATCAAGGAGGACCCCTGGAACTGCTACATGTGCGGGCACAAGGGCACCTACGGGCTGCTGCGGCGGCGGGACGACTGGCCCTCGCGGCTCCAGATGTTCTTTGCCAACAACCACGACCAGGAATTCGTGAGTGCTGGGCCCGGGCTGCCTCTTCTTGCCCCGTACCTGTCAGAGCCCGAGGGTAGGCGCAGCCCACCAGGAGGGCATGGGGGCCTGAGCTGCCTGCGGGGGTGCGGGTTTGCTGTGCGGGAGGGTCTGAAGCCCGAGCCGTCCTGGTGGGCTGGGAGGGCCAGCCGCGGGCGCTCACCTGGCCCGTTGTGCTCGCCACCTAGGACCCTCCGAAGGTGTACCCACCTGTCCCAGCCGAGAAGAGGAAGCCCATCCGGGTGCTGTCTCTATTTGACGGAATTGCTACAGGTGAGCACGAGGCCCCATGAGATGCTGCCGTCCCCGTCCCGGGTGGGGGAGCTCCGCGTGTGTTTCACGCTGGCCAAACCAAATGATAGTTAACGGGACAGCCGTTGAAATAGTACTCCGCCGAGGAAACTTTCGTGTTGAGTGAGAAGTAAAATCCATGGTCAGCCACCGTGTCTGGCGGGGGGGCCGTCCCGTGTAGGACAGGGTGATCGTTAGAGATTACTGAAGACTTTCACAAAGCCTCAAAGGACAGACTCGGCGACCAGAACGAAAACATAGGCTACAGTGACTGTACGTCATggtaggaaaacaaaataaaacctaaaaacgATCAGTGAGAGTCTGAAGAATAGTTAAATCGCCCGTAATCCTATCATGAGCGTTTTGGTGTgtatccttttctgtttttttgcatgcatctatgtatgtgtgtttctAGAATCCTAcatagatagaaaaataaaatgagaggatAGTAAAACTCAGTGTGTGGTAACTCGCTTTTTCATTTGCTGTCGTGACTTTCATGTTGACACGGAACGGTGTCCTTTATTTGTAAATGTCGCATAGGGTTCCGCTGAGTGGAAGGTGCCATGATTTACGTAACTAACCCTTTGTCGGGttgttgactgttttctctgTTACGTACAGCGCTGTGACAAGCATCCTCAGACACACGTCATTATACACGTAAACTGTTCTCTTGTAGGGAGAGCTGGGGCACTGGGTAGGAAGGTGGTTTCACGTGGTTCTTGACCTTGCCCGAGAGCGCTCCTGACTCAGACCCAGCCTCCTGCCATGTGCCCAGGCCGACGGCTCCTCGGAGGGGAATAACCTTCCTCGGACGGGGTGTCTTCACGGGACCAAAGGGGGACAGGCTGTCAGGGGGCCCGGGCGGGGTGGCACCCCAGGCCAGTTGTTTATGTTCTGTGCTCAGCTCAGTGTTGATATTCTATAAACCCAGGGAAGTGAATTTACAGCCTTGGTTTCCCAGGCCAGAACCTCGAGGCCCTCTTAAACCACGCCACACCCTGAGAGGCTATAAAAACTCCTCAGTGGGGAGGTTGGTGGGAGGAGTGGAAGTGGTGGTGCTGAGCccggtttcttttttgttttttttttttaagattttgtttatttatttgacagagatcacaagtaggcagagaagcaggcggggattgggggaaggctccctgccaagcagagagccagatgcgggactccatcccaggaccttgggatcatgacctgagccgaaggcagaggctttaacctactgagccacccaggcgcccctgagcccGGTTTCTCAAGAGGCTCTCAGGGTTCTCGTTTCCTTGCCCGCAATCCAGCAAACATTTGTGAGGGGGTCGTGGTAAGGAAGTGAGTGTAGTTTGCTCAGGAGGAAACGTGGATGAGCTTTTCTGTTCTGAAGAGCATTTGCAACCTAAGACAAGGGCCAGATTAGCGTACAGTGTTctgaggagtgggagagaaatgCAAAGTGCTGGGGCCTTACAGAGGAGAGGGGTTGCTTGCAGGGGGCtgcagggggcagtggggggtgcTGTTGGGGAAATCTTTATGGAGCCGGTGGTGGCATATATGTTGAGTCTTGGAGAATGGGGGGAATTGCAGCTGGAGGCcatgggtggaggtggggtgaggaAGGAGTGGTCTATGCAGGATGTAGGAGCAGCAAAGAAAAGGCCACCCCAAAAGTCACCTGCTGTTCTCTCTGGTTCTGGAAACCACCTACTGTCTGGTCTTGATGGCCTTCTAAGAAGATCAAAGTAGGCATCCAATAGGCTCCTGAAGGATCCTGCAGCTCACTGGGCAAGGTCGGGCTCAGGCCTGTTGCTGACCCACGTGTCCAGCTGGCCAgagagccccctccccgccccccagccagACCAGGGTGCTGGGAAGGAGCCCCTGTGACCATGCCTTTCGCTGGCTGGCGCAGGGCTTCTGGTGCTGAAGGACTTGGGAATTCAGGTGGACCGCTACATCGCCTCCGAGGTGTGCGAGGACTCCATCACAGTGGGCATGGTGCGCCACCAGGGGAAGATCATGTACGTCGGGGACGTCCGCAGCGTCACACAGAAGCATGTATGTCCGTGTCGTGGGGCCCATCCCACCCTCTCTGTGTCCCTCGCACTTGGCTCCTGGGcgcagccacagccacagcccccTTGCCTTTTGCTTGTTGACTCTACCTTTGTCCTTTTCCCCAGTCTCTCTTCATCTGCCATATTCCTCCTCGTGTGGAGAGGAAAGGGGCAGATTCCGAGAGGAACTGGGAGCTGGCCTCTGGAGGCTCCAGCTGCCCCCTGGCTAGCTTCAGGGCCTTTGTAGCAGAGCCCTTTGGTTCCCATTTTTCTGATCCATTTGGCAACAAGTTTACCAGCCTCCAGGGGCATTTGGAGGGCGTTCAGATGGCCCAGATGCCCTGGCCAGAGTGCACGGAGCAGAGCGCCTTCCCAGCCAGCTGCCCGGCCAGGACCGTCTTCcctttaagtggctgcctttccTGTTGGGGGCACATGGTTTCCCTGCTGGCTTCAGAGATGATCCAATTGGATCCTTTCACTTTGTTTAAGAAACTGAGCTCAGAGCGGCTCTGTGATTTGACCtggtgctctgtgtgtgtgtgtgtgtgtgtgtgtgtgtgtgtggtatgtacCTATGAACGCATACAGTGAACATACCAAGCCACTGGGTCGTCTCTCTCTGGTGCCAAAGTCCTTTTTTTGCCAAGTGCACAGatgatttccttcttcctttctgcctccgTCCCCCGGACATCAGGCCATCCCCTTGCCTTTATCCTCCCAGATCCAGGAGTGGGGCCCGTTCGATCTGGTGATTGGGGGCAGCCCTTGCAATGACCTCTCCATCGTCAACCCTGCTCGGAAAGGACTCTACGGTAGGTGCTGCGCTCACCCCTCCACCCTCTGAGCTGGTGCTTCCGCACGTAGGTTTCCTCCTTGGACACTTCTGCCCTGGGACAGCTACTCCCGAcggccctgccctcccccgccctccccgtgCCCGAGCCACACCACTGCCCCGTGCAGACAGCCCCCGCTGACGGCTTTCTCTTCCGACCTCTCAGAGGGCACTGGCCGGCTCTTCTTTGAGTTCTACCGCCTCCTGCATGATGCGCGGCCCAAGGAGGGAGATGACCGCCCCTTCTTCTGGCTCTTTGAGAATGTGGTGGCCATGGGCGTTAGTGACAAGAGGGACATCTCGCGATTTCTCGAGGTATAGCCAGCAACCTTGGTTTGACCAGCTCACTAATGGCTTCTACCTTGGACTGCTGCTTTATCCCTGTCTCATCTGCATTGTGGAGCTGGGGACGTGACTTCTGCTTTGCCAGGGGCCTGTTCGGGAAGCCCGCGGGCCTCTCCGTTAGACAGGGAGGAAACACTGGTAGAGGCCGCCTCTGGAAAGAGCCTGTGGTCTGACTCTTAAGAGGTAGTGTGTGGGTGCAGGCCTCAGGTCTTCAAGGACTCGACTGTTCCCAATAGGGTGGGGTGCCAGTCTCCTACTAGAGTTTAGGGTTCTGAGTCGTGTTCCTCTGGGGGAAGCTTTGAGATGGCCACATCAGTTTTCCCCGACCAGAATGGCTTATTCTTTGCTCCCTGACACTGTGACAGATGCTCTCTGGCACCTGGAAAGTAAAAAACGTGGCTTACCTGTTTTTATTCCCCCATAATGTGGGTCCTGTGTCCGTGCGGAGCTGGGtcggagcacagagagagagtcTCGTGGTCAGGCGTTCTCAGGGTGGGTGGGCTGGGAGCTCGAGCCCATTCTCCAGGGTCTTGGGGGTCAGTAACACCTCGAGCTGGTGTTCTAAGTGCGAGCAAGTGTCTATTGGGCTCATAATCTGGACATACAGCGAACACATCCACATTCACTGGAACTTTCTGGATCAGAGCCTCTGGGTGAGCTCGAGCTACGTTGTCTGATTAGGGTAGCCCTCAGCCAAATGCGGTATTTAAATTAACATTCAGACTCCTCAGTCTCCCAGGCCTCATTTCGAGTACTCATTAGCCCCCTGCATCTACTCCATGGTGCAGTGCAGACAGAACACCTGTCTGTCACCCCAGAATGTGCGGTTAGGCTGCAGTGGTCTAGAATGTTCTAACGAGAGCATGTGTAATGTGGCTGGGTCCCATTCTGGCTTTTCCTGGAGGCTTCAGGCTGTCCTACTGCGAGGCTTCCTGAGAAAGGAAGCAAGCGCTTTGAGGCTGTAAGGCTCTGAACCAGCAAGATGTCCTGGCACCGTCTGCCCTGCCTCTCTCGCTCATCTCTCATCTTTCTCCTGTTCCGTAGTCCAACCCTGTGATGATTGATGCCAAAGAAGTGTCCGCTGCACACAGGGCCCGCTACTTCTGGGGGAACCTTCCTGGTATGAACAGGTTGGTGAGCGTG encodes the following:
- the DNMT3A gene encoding DNA (cytosine-5)-methyltransferase 3A isoform X1, coding for MPSSGPGDTSSSAPEREEDRKEGEEQEEARGKEERQEPSTTARKVGRPGRKRKHPPVESSDTPKDPAVTSKSPSMAQDSGPSELLPNGDLEKRSEPQPEEGSPAGGQKGGAPAEGEGAAETPPEASRAVENGCCTPKDGRGAPAEESKEQKETNSESMKMEGSRGRLRGGLGWESSLRQRPMPRLTFQAGDPYYISKRKRDEWLARWKREAEKKAKVIAVMNAVEENQGSGESQKVEEASPPAVQQPTDPASPTVATTPEPVGADAGDKNATKAADDEPEYEDGRGFGIGELVWGKLRGFSWWPGRIVSWWMTGRSRAAEGTRWVMWFGDGKFSVVCVEKLMPLSSFCSAFHQATYNKQPMYRKAIYEVLQVASSRAGKLFPACHDSDESDTAKAVEVQNKQMIEWALGGFQPSGPKGLEPPEEEKNPYKEVYTDMWVEPEAAAYAPPPPAKKPRKSTTEKPKVKEIIDERTRERLVYEVRQKCRNIEDICISCGSLNVTLEHPLFVGGMCQNCKNCFLECAYQYDDDGYQSYCTICCGGREVLMCGNNNCCRCFCVECVDLLVGPGAAQAAIKEDPWNCYMCGHKGTYGLLRRRDDWPSRLQMFFANNHDQEFDPPKVYPPVPAEKRKPIRVLSLFDGIATGLLVLKDLGIQVDRYIASEVCEDSITVGMVRHQGKIMYVGDVRSVTQKHIQEWGPFDLVIGGSPCNDLSIVNPARKGLYEGTGRLFFEFYRLLHDARPKEGDDRPFFWLFENVVAMGVSDKRDISRFLESNPVMIDAKEVSAAHRARYFWGNLPGMNRPLASTVNDKLELQECLEHGRIAKFSKVRTITTRSNSIKQGKDQHFPVFMNEKEDILWCTEMERVFGFPVHYTDVSNMSRLARQRLLGRSWSVPVIRHLFAPLKEYFACV
- the DNMT3A gene encoding DNA (cytosine-5)-methyltransferase 3A isoform X2, whose protein sequence is MPSSGPGDTSSSAPEREEDRKEGEEQEEARGKEERQEPSTTARKVGRPGRKRKHPPVESSDTPKDPAVTSKSPSMAQDSGPSELLPNGDLEKRSEPQPEEGSPAGGQKGGAPAEGEGAAETPPEASRAVENGCCTPKDGRGAPAEESKEQKETNSESMKMEAEKKAKVIAVMNAVEENQGSGESQKVEEASPPAVQQPTDPASPTVATTPEPVGADAGDKNATKAADDEPEYEDGRGFGIGELVWGKLRGFSWWPGRIVSWWMTGRSRAAEGTRWVMWFGDGKFSVVCVEKLMPLSSFCSAFHQATYNKQPMYRKAIYEVLQVASSRAGKLFPACHDSDESDTAKAVEVQNKQMIEWALGGFQPSGPKGLEPPEEEKNPYKEVYTDMWVEPEAAAYAPPPPAKKPRKSTTEKPKVKEIIDERTRERLVYEVRQKCRNIEDICISCGSLNVTLEHPLFVGGMCQNCKNCFLECAYQYDDDGYQSYCTICCGGREVLMCGNNNCCRCFCVECVDLLVGPGAAQAAIKEDPWNCYMCGHKGTYGLLRRRDDWPSRLQMFFANNHDQEFDPPKVYPPVPAEKRKPIRVLSLFDGIATGLLVLKDLGIQVDRYIASEVCEDSITVGMVRHQGKIMYVGDVRSVTQKHIQEWGPFDLVIGGSPCNDLSIVNPARKGLYEGTGRLFFEFYRLLHDARPKEGDDRPFFWLFENVVAMGVSDKRDISRFLESNPVMIDAKEVSAAHRARYFWGNLPGMNRPLASTVNDKLELQECLEHGRIAKFSKVRTITTRSNSIKQGKDQHFPVFMNEKEDILWCTEMERVFGFPVHYTDVSNMSRLARQRLLGRSWSVPVIRHLFAPLKEYFACV
- the DNMT3A gene encoding DNA (cytosine-5)-methyltransferase 3A isoform X3 — encoded protein: MNAVEENQGSGESQKVEEASPPAVQQPTDPASPTVATTPEPVGADAGDKNATKAADDEPEYEDGRGFGIGELVWGKLRGFSWWPGRIVSWWMTGRSRAAEGTRWVMWFGDGKFSVVCVEKLMPLSSFCSAFHQATYNKQPMYRKAIYEVLQVASSRAGKLFPACHDSDESDTAKAVEVQNKQMIEWALGGFQPSGPKGLEPPEEEKNPYKEVYTDMWVEPEAAAYAPPPPAKKPRKSTTEKPKVKEIIDERTRERLVYEVRQKCRNIEDICISCGSLNVTLEHPLFVGGMCQNCKNCFLECAYQYDDDGYQSYCTICCGGREVLMCGNNNCCRCFCVECVDLLVGPGAAQAAIKEDPWNCYMCGHKGTYGLLRRRDDWPSRLQMFFANNHDQEFDPPKVYPPVPAEKRKPIRVLSLFDGIATGLLVLKDLGIQVDRYIASEVCEDSITVGMVRHQGKIMYVGDVRSVTQKHIQEWGPFDLVIGGSPCNDLSIVNPARKGLYEGTGRLFFEFYRLLHDARPKEGDDRPFFWLFENVVAMGVSDKRDISRFLESNPVMIDAKEVSAAHRARYFWGNLPGMNRPLASTVNDKLELQECLEHGRIAKFSKVRTITTRSNSIKQGKDQHFPVFMNEKEDILWCTEMERVFGFPVHYTDVSNMSRLARQRLLGRSWSVPVIRHLFAPLKEYFACV